The Candidatus Palauibacter australiensis genome includes the window GATCGCCGTCTATCCCACGCTCGACTCCATCGGGGCGGCCTTCCCCGACCTCGATCCGAGCCTTCTGGGGCACGACCTCGCCTACCCGGCGATGCTCGTCTTCCTGCCGCACGGACTCCTGGGACTCGTCGTCGCTTCGCTCGCGGCCGCGTATATGTCGACCATCTCCACGCACCTGAACTGGGGGTCGTCCTACGTCGTCGACGACTTCTATCGCCGGTTCGTGGCCCCGGAGCGGGACGAGGCCCACTACGTGCGGGTGGCGCGGCTCTCCACCGGGGTGCTGATCGTCCTCTCCGCCGCCCTCGCACTCTTTCTCGACAGCGCGAAACAGGCGTTCGAACTCATCCTGCTGCTGCACGCCGGGAGCGGCCTGATCTTCCTCCTGCGCTGGTTCTGGTGGCGGGTGAACGCGTGGTCGGAGATCTCCGGCATGGCGGCTTCCGCGAGCGTGGCGCTCTGGTTCCCGCTCTTCCACGAGCGCGTGGGGCTGCCGGCGCTCGATCCGGCGGTCAGCCTGTTGCTGGGCGTCGTGCTGACGACGGCGGTGTGGCTCCTCGTGACGTTCCTCACCCGACCCACGGACACGGCGACGCTGCAGGGCTTCTACGACCGCATCCGCCCCTTCGCCCGCGGCTGGCGGAGGGCCGTGAACACGCAGCCGGACGCGCCGGGGAGCCTGGCCGCGGGTCTCGCCGCGTGGGGCCTGGGCTGCGTGACCGTGTACGCCGCGCTCTTCGGCACGGGGATGGCGCTGTACGGGAGGCCGGCCGCCGCCGTCGGCTTCGGACTCGTGGCCGTCGCCGCCGCCGTCGGGCTGTTCCGGGCGCTCCCCCGGGTGGGCTTCGACTGACCGGATCCGGCTGCCCCGGCGCATGGCGCGTGGGGGTCGCGGACCGTCAGGGGCTTCAGGGGTCGATTTCGAGGTGGTCCACGAGGAGCACGTGGCCCGGAGGACCCCAGCCGTCGAGCGAGATGCGATCGACCCCGAGCGGAGCCTCGATGCGGACGCGTTCGGCCCGGAAGAGCGAGCGACCGCCGGGGCTGTAGGTCGCCGTCCCAGACCCTGAATCGTCCTCGGAGGCGTAACGCAGGTCCGGGGCATGGGCCCGGGCCGAGGCGGAGAGGCGTTCGCCGCCGCTCCAGGCGATCACCTCGAAGGCTTCGATGAGATCGGGGCCGAAGAGCGTGAACGTCACGCTCCGGGGGCGTCCGGGGAAATCGAGGTGGATGACGCCGACCTCCAGACCCCGGTCTCCCGCCAGCGGGAAGCTCAGCGCGTGCATCGACGCGTTCGGGGGCAGGTAGCCGCGGGCGTCCAGGACGTGAGGCCGGGTAGCGTCGGCCGTGTAGGATTCGAAGGACACTACGAGGCCCTGTTCCCGCCACTCCGCCTCCACCGGGGTGTTGGAGACGACGGGCCGGCCATCGGCGTAGGTCTCGAACTCGACCCGCTCGTACCGGCCGCTCGCCAGGGGACCGCCCCCGGAGGGCGGAGTGTCGGCCGGTTCGCCTTCTCCCGGCGCGGCCGCGGCGGAGGGCGGCTCCGAAGGCGGCGGGGCCTCGCGGAGGGCGGGCGCCTCGGCCGTGGATGGTGGCGGTGGTTCCACATCCCAGCGGAAACGGAAACCGGCGGAGCGCAGCCCGGTCCAGGCCGCCGCGCCGGCGAGTCCGAGCGCGGTGAGGACGGCCAGACCGCGGAGCACCCGCAGCGCGAAGGGCGGACGGCGCGTCCGCGCCTTCGTCAGGCCCCGACGACGCCGAGCTGCGGCCACGTCTCCCACCGGCCGCGGGTGAAGTCGGGGAAGTCGACCGGCCGGCTGCGGTCCGCCACCGACTCCTCGCTCACCGCGCACACGGCCGACAGCGCCGCCGCGTCGTACACGTTCATGTCGGTGGGCAGTCCCTCGCGCAGACATTTGATGAGCCGGTAGTCCTCGAGGTAATCCATGCTGCCGTGTCCGCGGCCCGCCCCGGCCCCGGCCATCTCGCGCCACAGCGGGTGCTCGAACTCCTCCAGGTAGTCCTCCGCCTCATCCCACCGGTGTCCCTCGCTGCGGCCCTCGACGTACACCCGTTCGGGATAGCCCTGGAAGAGGCCCTGCGTCCCCTGGACGAGGTGGATCCGCGAGTACGGGCGGGGGAGGTTCGTGTCGTGCGAGACGTAGATCGTGCGGCCGAGGGCGGTCTTGATGAGGGTGACGTTCACATCGCCGAGGGCGAAGGTCTCCCGGCGCTCCGACGCGCCCTCGGGGAAGTGTTCGCGCGCGAAGTCCTGCAGCCCGCGCGACGGCCCGCTCATCGAGACCGCGTAGTCGAAGCGGTCCCCCCGGTTGATGTCCATGCAGTTGGCGATCGGTCCGAGCCCGTGCGTGGGATAGAGGTTGCCGTCTCTCGTCTTCGAGTGCTCCCGCCGCCACAACCCCTCGCCGGTGTCGGCGAACTTTATGGCGCGCAGGTCGTGCAGGTAACCGCCCTCGCCGTGCAGGATCTCGCCGAACAGCCCGAGCCGCGCCATGTGGAAGACGAGCATCTCCCAGCGGCCGTAGTTAACGTTCTCCATCATCACGCAGTGCCTACGCGTCCCCTCGGCGGTCTCCACGAGACGCCAGCAGTCCTCCATCGTGTAGGCCGCCGGAACCTCCGTCGCCGCGTGCTTCCCGTGCTCCATGGCGGCCACGCAGACGGGCACGTGCCAGCGCCACGGCGTGGCCGTGTAGACGAGGTCGATGTCCTCCGATTCGCACATGCGGAGGAAGTCCGTCTCCCCGCGCGTGTAGAGCGTCGGCTCCGGGCCCCCGGCTTCGAGCACCCAGTCGCGGGCCCGCTCGGCGTGCTCGGGCCGGATGTCGCAGAGCGCCGTGAGTTCCACGCCCTCCATGTCGAGGAGATTGCGGACGTGGACCGATCCCATGCCGCCGATCCCCACGAAACCGATCCGCACCGTCTCCATCGGGGCAGCGGAGAAGAGGGCCTCCGGCGCCGGGGCGCCGCTTCGGGACCGCGCCAAGCCGCTCGCGGACCGTGCCGATGCACCGTCGGCCTCGGGCCCGCGGCAGGCACCCAGGACCGCGGCTCCCGCCCCCATCGCGCCCAGCTTGAGCAGCGTCCGCCGGTCGACGCCCGCCGGTGTCATCTCGCCGGTTTCGTTCGATTCGCGCTTCGTCGGTTCCATCTCCACCATCCATCGCCGTGGTCCGGAGTTTGCCCCGGGCTGCCGGACGTGACATATGGAATCCAACTTCGGAGCGCCGGGGAGCGGATGGCAAACATGAGGTCACACAGGACGAATCGAGCGTTGCGCGCGGCGGTGGCGGCCGGCGTCGCGGCCGCCCTGTGCCTGTCGTGCGAATCGGCGCCGACGGGCCGGGAGCGGCTCCTCGATGCCGCCGCCGCCATCGAGCGACTTTCGAGCCTCGCGTACGAGTACGCGTACGAGGGGAGCGGCAGCGCCGGGGGGGCCTACACCGGAAGGGTGCGGCTGATCAGGGCCCCCGGCGAGCCCCCGATCTACTGGGCCGAACTTCGGCCGTCCCCGTCATGGACCCCCGCTCCGCAACCGGGCGAACCGTCGCCGGGCGACGCACCCACCGACGCGCCCGGCGAGGCACCCGCGCTCATCGTGTCCGGGGGAGGCGACTACGTCGCGGCCCGTGACGAGGCGCTGGGCCAGTTCCGTCACGGGACGATCTCGGGGGGCTCCGGCCATCTCGTGGCCAACGCGCCCTTCGCGGTCCTCTCGGCGTTCACCGAACCTCAGCCGTTCCAGGCGGAACTGGCGAGCGACATGGAACTCGTGAGCCGGGAGACGATCGGCGGCGTCCTGTGCGACGTGCTGCGCGGAAGGACGACCGAGTTCGGCCCCGCGCGGGTGTGGTGGCACATCGGAGTCGAGGACCACCTGCCCCGCGCCTTCCGCTGGGAGGCGGATGACGGGAGCGGGGCCGTCGCGTTCGAGATCCGGAGCATGCTCGTCGATCCGACGATCACGGCCGACCAACTCGCGATCCGCGTGGACCTTCTCGGTCCCGAGGGCGGCGAGGTCATCGATGAGGACGCGCGGCGGATCGAACCGGGCGTTCCGGCGCCCGACTGGACGATCGAAACGGATGCAGGCTCGCCCCTCCGCCTCTCGGACCTGCGCGGGGACATCGTCGTGCTGAGTTTCGGGGCGAGTTGGTGCGCTCTGTGCCGGGACCTCGCGGCCGCGTACGCCGCCCTCCCGGAGCAGCGGGCGTCGGAGCGCGTCCGGTTCCTCAACCTCAACGCGTGGGAAAGCCCCGAGGTCGATCCCGGCCCGATCGTGCGGGAATGGGGACTCGACGCGCCTCTTCTCCTGCGCGCGGAGCGCATCGCCTCCGATTACAAGCTCGCCTCGGTTCCGGCGCTGTTCGTGGTGGATGCCGCCGGAGATCTGGCGCTCGTCCGGAACCCGACGCTCGCGGATCCCGAGGCTCAGGCCGGCGAACTCGAGCGGACGCTCCGGACGCTTCTCGACGCGGACCGCTGACCGCCCGACCGCACCGGGGCTGTCGCCACAGCCTGCTCCCTACTTGTCGATCGGCAGTCCGCTGGGCACGGACGCCGGCGCCAGGTGCGACAGGTCGCGCGCCGCGTCGTCCGTCAGCGACTCGAGGAAGGCGACGAGGTCGTCCGCTTCCGCGTCGTCGAAGATGATCGGGATCAGGACCGTGTCCCGCGTCGCGAGGATCTCGTCGAAGTTGTTGAGCAGCGTACTCCGCAGTTCGGGATCCACCTGCGATACGTCATAGTCCCGGAGCCGGCTGTCGATGCTGTCGTAGTGGACCACGATCGCCTTCAGCGTGGCGAATTGACCGGCGTGGCCGTACGGCCCCGTGAGTTCGACGTTCCGCATCGGCGGCGTCTTGAAGAGGCGGCGGTGCGCCGGGTCTCCCGTCACGCGCTCGCGGCCGAAGTCGTCGTTCCCGCCCGGCCCGTCGCCCAGCCCGGGTCCGATCTGCGGGATGGCCGCGTTGTGGTGCTCGTTGTTGCGGTCGTCGAACTGGTCGGTCTCGTGACACAGCATGCAGCGGATCGTCATGAAGCTCTTCGCGCCGCGCAGCGCCGAATCGCCGAGCTGGTCGTCGTCCCCCCTCAGGAACCGGTCCCACGGCGTGTCGATGAAGGTGAGTTCGGCCACGTAGAAGCCCGCGATCGCGTTCGCCGCGTGCGCGAAGGACATGTCGTCGAAGGCCGTGCCGGGGTACGCGGCCTCGAACATCTCACGGTATGCCTCGATCTCTCCCAGCCGCGCCATGAGCGCCGCCCACACGCCGGTGAAGTCGTCATCCTCCAGCGCCGCCAGTTCGTTATCCTCGCCGAAGCCGCGCATCTCCTTGCGCCGCAGCACGGGAATCATGGGCTGCGCCGAGAGCGCGCCGAACTCGAACACCGCTTGCATCCCGGGCGTCAGTTGATCCCCGGCCTCGGTCGCGATGGAGCCGTCCTCCGTTTCCTCCACGAATCCATCCCAGAAGAACTGCGTCGAGAGATGGAGGTTGAAGAGCGCGGGCGAGTTGCGCGGGATGAACTCGCCCTCGGGGTGCGTCCGGTTCGGACCCAGTCCCCGTCCCCCGACACCGACCGAGAGCGACCGGCCGTCCCCCATCGCGAAGCTGGGAAGGTGGCACGTCATGCAGGAGATGTCGCGGTTCCCGCCCAGGATCCGGTCGAAGGCCAGGACGCGTCCAAGTTCGACGAGTTCCGGCCGCACGGAGGGCGGCGGCTCGAGGGGGTCGAGGTTCCGGTGGTCCACGAGCAGGCGCACCGTGTCGATGAGCATCGCCCGCACGACCTCGGGAGACGGTGGCGGCGGGGGCGGCGGTTCCGGCGGAGGCGCGGGCGGGACCGGCGGCGGGACCGGCGGCGTGACGGAACCGTCCCCACAGGCGGCGAGGCCCAGCAGGAGTCCCGTGGCCGTGAAGGCGAGCGCCTTGCGAGTGCGATTCAACATGCGGGAGACATATGCACCGGGGTCGCGGAAGCTCCCGTCAGGGGCTTTCCACGATGATTCGCACATCCATCATGTACTCGTGGTAGCGGCAGAAGAACACGTACTCGCCCTCGACCCGGGGACGATAATCCCAGACCGTACCCGGCCGCAGATCGTCGCTGTCCACCGCGTTCGCGCCCTCTGGGACCTTGCTGAACTCCACCCGGTGGATGTTCGTGCCGTTCTGCGTCCACGTGATGACCGCGTGCCGCTTCACCGTCACCTGGGCTTCCTGATCGTGATTTCCGTCGGGATCGACGAACGTGTCGTCCAGGATGTCGAAGTTCGCGTCCGACCCGAACGGTACCTCCACTCTGGGCGGCGGCGGCGGTGGAGGCGGCGGAGGCGGCGGCGGCCCGACGGGCGGGGGCGGCGGTGGTGCAGGCGGAGGAGGCTCGATGGGCGTACCGACCGGGCCCTCGCCCGAACCGCCGCCCCCACAGTTGAGGGCGATGCCCATCGCAAACAGCAGGGCTGGCCAACGACCCTTCATTCAAGACCCTCCTGGGGTACCGCGCCCACAATCCGACCTGAAAAAATGAAACGGCACGCGTGCCTCAGGCAAGCTCCTTCGGCTCGACGGAGGCCCGGCGTTGCTGCGGGGCCCGATCCGTTCAAGATTCGCGGGCATGCGAACCTCACCGGATATCCGGCCCGTGACACCCGTCATCGGCGCCGAGGTCGACGGCCTGGACCTCACCGCCCTCGATGATGACAGTTTCGAGGTCATCCGCGATGCGTTGATGGCGCATTGCGTCCTCTTTTTCCGGGACCAGGACATCTCCGTCGAGAGCCAGAAGGCGCTGGGGGCCCGGTTCGGGGAACTCATCGAACACCCCAACGAGCCGGGCATCGCGGGACATCCGGAGGTGTTCCGGATCCATGCGGACGAGAACTCGGTGCGGGCGACCGGCGAGCGCTGGCACTCGGATGTGTCGTGCGACCCCATGCCGCCGATGGGTTCGATCCTGCGCCTGCACACGGTGCCCGAGAGCGGCGGCGACACCCTGTTCGCGAACATGTACGCCGCGTACGAGGCGCTGTCGGACCGCATGAAGGCGCTGCTCGATGACCTCACGGCGGTCCATGACGGCGGTCCGTACTACCGGGAGGTCAATCGCCTCATCGGGCGCGACGACGGGGGTCGCTCGTACCCGTCGGCGGAACATCCCGTCGTCCGCACGCACCCCGTGACGGGGCGGAAGGCGCTGTTCGTTAACGAGATGTTCACGGTCCGCATCGCGGATCTGCCGCGGGGCGAGAGCATCGGGTTGCTCGACTTCCTCTTCCGGCACGTGCAGCGGCCGGATTTCCACTGCCGCTTCCGCTGGCGCCCGCATTCCGTCGCCTTCTGGGACAACCGCTGCACGCAGCACCACGCGATCTGGGACTACTTCCCCGCCGTGCGCTCCGGCTACCGCGTCACCATCCGCGGCGAACGCCCGATCTGACGAAGCGGGGAACGGAGTGCGGTCGGGCTATCGCGTCCAGAGTTCGCTGAACGGAACGGCCAACATCCGATCTGTGGCGAGCGGCAGGATGTCGCCGCCGTTGTAGAGAACGATTCCGGCCTCGAAGTCATCCCCGCAGAGCGCGGCGAGGCGCCTCAGCCCCTTCCCCGCCGACTGTCCCGGCGTACTCGTCGCTTTCACTTCGACGCCCCAGGTCCGTGACCCGAGCGTGATCACCAGATCCACCTCGCAGCCGTCCTTGTCCCGGTAGTGCCAGAAGCGGAGATCGGGATCCGTCCAGCCTGCCTGCGCCACGAACTGCTGCACCACGAAGGACTCGAGGAGATGTCCCATGCGCTGCCGTTTCGTGAGCCAGTCCCCGGCGGAGAGCTGCGCAAGCGTTGCCGCGAGACCGCTGTCGATCAGATGGGTCTTGGGCGATTTTATCAGTCGTTTTCCGGGATTGCGGTGCCAGGGGAGCAGGCGCCTGACGAGAAAGAGTCGCTCGAGGACGGAGACGTATTCCAAAACCGTTACTCGTTGCAGGCCGAGATCGCGCGCCACGCGGCTGGCGTTGAACAGTTCGCCGTTCCGGACCGCAAGAAGTTCCAGGAGGCGACCGACCTGGTCGGCAGCCCGAACGTTCGAGACATCGAGAACGTCCCGATCCACGATCCCCCGCACGTACTGGCGATGCCACTGCCGTGCGCGGGCCGGCGTTCGCGTCAGAGGCTCCGGGTATCCCCCCGCTGTGAGCCGGGTGGCAAGTGCCGGCGCGGTCGGTCCTGTCCCCGGGCGGAGTGAGGGCTGCAACCGCCCCTCGAGGAAGTCGCGGAGAAAACCACCGGGGCGGCGCTCCTTCTCGGATTCCGAGAGCGGCATGAGGCGCACGACCTCCATGCGGCCCGCCAGTGACTCGGTGACGGAGGGGACCAGCAACAGGTCGGCGGAACCCGTAAGAAGGAAGCGTCCTGGGCGTCGATCCGTATCCACAGCGAGTTTGATCGCCGGGAGGAGCCCGGGCGCCCGCTGTACTTCATCGATGGTCACATCGCGGGGGAGGCTGTCCATGAAGCCCGCAGGATCGGCGGATGCCGCGTCAAGAAACGGAGGATGGTCCAGGCTTACGAACGCCCGCTCCGGCTTCAGGACGCGGGCAAGCGTCGTTTTGCCGCACTGACGAGGACCGGCCAGACACACGACGGGCGTGTCGGACAGGGCCTCGCGCAGAGCGGAGGCCAGCGTACGAGCATAAAGCGCCTGGTTTCGGGACATGAAAAAAAGATAGCGGCCATTTGTCGGTTACGCTACCGTCCAATTGTTGGTTAGAATAGCGTCCAATTGCTGGTTAGGACGTCGGCCATTTGTCGATTTGGCAATGATCGCCTTCCCGGATTCGTACGTTTTTCATACGATGGTTGTTTGCACGTTCTCCGGCGTGCCGCATCAACCATTGGAGGAGTCCGGATCATGCTGAAGCGCACTCCGATTTCGCTCATCGTGCTCGTTGCGGCGGGGCTCCTCGGGGCCTGCGGCGGCGCCGACCCTGACTCCTCACCCGCGGCTGCGACGGAGGCGCCGGCGCTCGCGATCGTCGGGGC containing:
- a CDS encoding TauD/TfdA family dioxygenase, with the translated sequence MRTSPDIRPVTPVIGAEVDGLDLTALDDDSFEVIRDALMAHCVLFFRDQDISVESQKALGARFGELIEHPNEPGIAGHPEVFRIHADENSVRATGERWHSDVSCDPMPPMGSILRLHTVPESGGDTLFANMYAAYEALSDRMKALLDDLTAVHDGGPYYREVNRLIGRDDGGRSYPSAEHPVVRTHPVTGRKALFVNEMFTVRIADLPRGESIGLLDFLFRHVQRPDFHCRFRWRPHSVAFWDNRCTQHHAIWDYFPAVRSGYRVTIRGERPI
- a CDS encoding TlpA disulfide reductase family protein, which translates into the protein MRSHRTNRALRAAVAAGVAAALCLSCESAPTGRERLLDAAAAIERLSSLAYEYAYEGSGSAGGAYTGRVRLIRAPGEPPIYWAELRPSPSWTPAPQPGEPSPGDAPTDAPGEAPALIVSGGGDYVAARDEALGQFRHGTISGGSGHLVANAPFAVLSAFTEPQPFQAELASDMELVSRETIGGVLCDVLRGRTTEFGPARVWWHIGVEDHLPRAFRWEADDGSGAVAFEIRSMLVDPTITADQLAIRVDLLGPEGGEVIDEDARRIEPGVPAPDWTIETDAGSPLRLSDLRGDIVVLSFGASWCALCRDLAAAYAALPEQRASERVRFLNLNAWESPEVDPGPIVREWGLDAPLLLRAERIASDYKLASVPALFVVDAAGDLALVRNPTLADPEAQAGELERTLRTLLDADR
- a CDS encoding ATP-binding protein, producing the protein MSRNQALYARTLASALREALSDTPVVCLAGPRQCGKTTLARVLKPERAFVSLDHPPFLDAASADPAGFMDSLPRDVTIDEVQRAPGLLPAIKLAVDTDRRPGRFLLTGSADLLLVPSVTESLAGRMEVVRLMPLSESEKERRPGGFLRDFLEGRLQPSLRPGTGPTAPALATRLTAGGYPEPLTRTPARARQWHRQYVRGIVDRDVLDVSNVRAADQVGRLLELLAVRNGELFNASRVARDLGLQRVTVLEYVSVLERLFLVRRLLPWHRNPGKRLIKSPKTHLIDSGLAATLAQLSAGDWLTKRQRMGHLLESFVVQQFVAQAGWTDPDLRFWHYRDKDGCEVDLVITLGSRTWGVEVKATSTPGQSAGKGLRRLAALCGDDFEAGIVLYNGGDILPLATDRMLAVPFSELWTR
- a CDS encoding cytochrome-c peroxidase, giving the protein MLNRTRKALAFTATGLLLGLAACGDGSVTPPVPPPVPPAPPPEPPPPPPPSPEVVRAMLIDTVRLLVDHRNLDPLEPPPSVRPELVELGRVLAFDRILGGNRDISCMTCHLPSFAMGDGRSLSVGVGGRGLGPNRTHPEGEFIPRNSPALFNLHLSTQFFWDGFVEETEDGSIATEAGDQLTPGMQAVFEFGALSAQPMIPVLRRKEMRGFGEDNELAALEDDDFTGVWAALMARLGEIEAYREMFEAAYPGTAFDDMSFAHAANAIAGFYVAELTFIDTPWDRFLRGDDDQLGDSALRGAKSFMTIRCMLCHETDQFDDRNNEHHNAAIPQIGPGLGDGPGGNDDFGRERVTGDPAHRRLFKTPPMRNVELTGPYGHAGQFATLKAIVVHYDSIDSRLRDYDVSQVDPELRSTLLNNFDEILATRDTVLIPIIFDDAEADDLVAFLESLTDDAARDLSHLAPASVPSGLPIDK
- a CDS encoding Gfo/Idh/MocA family oxidoreductase, with the protein product MEPTKRESNETGEMTPAGVDRRTLLKLGAMGAGAAVLGACRGPEADGASARSASGLARSRSGAPAPEALFSAAPMETVRIGFVGIGGMGSVHVRNLLDMEGVELTALCDIRPEHAERARDWVLEAGGPEPTLYTRGETDFLRMCESEDIDLVYTATPWRWHVPVCVAAMEHGKHAATEVPAAYTMEDCWRLVETAEGTRRHCVMMENVNYGRWEMLVFHMARLGLFGEILHGEGGYLHDLRAIKFADTGEGLWRREHSKTRDGNLYPTHGLGPIANCMDINRGDRFDYAVSMSGPSRGLQDFAREHFPEGASERRETFALGDVNVTLIKTALGRTIYVSHDTNLPRPYSRIHLVQGTQGLFQGYPERVYVEGRSEGHRWDEAEDYLEEFEHPLWREMAGAGAGRGHGSMDYLEDYRLIKCLREGLPTDMNVYDAAALSAVCAVSEESVADRSRPVDFPDFTRGRWETWPQLGVVGA